CGCAGCCCTCTGCTTGATGTTGACATATCCGGTGCCACATCCGCACTTGTGAATGTGGTCGGCGGGGCAGATATGACCATCGCGGAAGCAGAAAGCGTGGTACAGGAAGTCTACAGCCGTATTGACCCCGATGCAAGACTCATATGGGGTGCTCAGATCGACAACTCACTTGAGCAGACAGTGCGTACAATGATAGTTGTAACAGGTGTGAAGTCCCCACAGATATACGGCCATGGTGGCGCAAAGAACGTTACCAGAAGATACGGCATCGATTTCGTAAAATAATTTACGCTTTTGCAGATAACGATTGAAGGATTATTTCATCCTTCAATCGAAAAGTATTTTATCATTGACGTTATTTAGGTGGCGCTGTAATCAGGCATTCAATAGAAATGCTTATATTTCAAAGCAGCCTCAAACAATCCATTCTTATATATTCATCAATCATGACCGGTTGTGATGTACTTGGCAGAAAATGCATTTGATCTGAACAAACTGAACAGTAACATGGGACAGACCCTTAAAACATATCTCAGGGTCCTCAAACTGACAAAGAAACCATCAAGAGAAGAGTTCCAGACAATCGCAAAGGTTGCAGGGCTCGGAATACTTGCTATTGGCTTTGTCGGATTCCTGATATACGTATTGCTGGTAGAGATACCACAATTGGTGTAAGCATGGTCGAAGAATCTGCAATATTTGTTGTAAAAACAACCGCAAACCAGGAACGTTCCGTTGCAAACATGATCACACAGGTTGCACGGAAGGATCATCTGGATATCAGGGCCATCATCGCACCGGATGAGCTCAAGGGTTACATACTGATAGAAGCCCCGGAGCCAGGTGTGGTAGAACAGGCAATCCAGACAGTTCCACATGCAAGGGCAGTAGTGAAAGGACAGTCAAGTATAGAAGAGATATCACATTTCCTTACACCAAAGCCAACTGTAACAGGTATCGCAGAAGGTGCGATCATCGAGGTCACATCCGGACCTTTCAAGGGTGAGAGGGCACGCGTCAAGAGGGTGGATGAAGGTCATGAAGAGATTACAGTCGAGCTCTTTGATGCTGTTGTACCGATACCTATAACTATTCGTGGTGATACTGTAAGAGTCCTCAGGAAAGAAGAAGAGGAAAACACCTGATTACAATTTATCAATAATCAAAATTCAACGGTGATATTCAAATGGCAGATGTTGTTGAAGCACTGGTCCCCGGAGGAAAGGCAAACCCCGGTCCGCCACTCGGTCCGGCCCTTGGTCCACTTGGGATTAATGTCAAAGATGTGATCGATAAGATCAACGAGAAAACAAAAGATTTCAATGGGATGCAGGTCCCTGTCAAAGTAATAGTAGATTCGAACAAGAACTTCGAGATAGAAGTTGGTACACCTCCTACATCCGCGCTTATCCTTTCGGAGCTTGGAATCCAGAAGGGATCCGGTCTTGCCGGTTCTGAAGTCGTTGGCGACCTCAGTGTAAGTCAGGCTGCAAAGATAGCCCGTATGAAGAGGGACGACATACTTGCTTACAGCTTAAAGGCAGCTGTGAAGGAAGTCCTCGGAGCATGCGTACCGATGGGAGTTAACGCTGAAGGAGTACACGCAAGAGAATGCCAGAAACAGATAGATGAAGGCAAATTCGACGATGTGCTCGCAAACGAAGCCTGGTAATTCAGGCTTGATATCAGCTTTAACCGATAAGTTTAAAACTATTGCTTAAATAAAGGAGAGCCCATTAGACTGAGACAATAGTCTGATGAACTCGAATAAAAAAGCCGTAGTAGACCGCAACGGTCCTGCCTGAACACTATGTTCAAACTACGGGAGGTAAAGAATGGCAGAACAAAATATAGTAGATGCAATTGACAAGTTATTGCAGGAATCACCACAACGTAACTTTCCAGAAAGTGTGGATCTGGCAATCAACTTGAAGAATCTTGACATGAGTCAACCCAAAAACCGTGTTGATGAGGAGATATTATTACCACACGGTCTTGGAAAGGACCTCACAATTGCTGTATTTGCAAAAGGAGAAGTAGGTCTCCAGGCAAAGGAAGCAGGTGCAGAATATGTCTTCGGAGAAGAAGACATTGCTGAACTCGGTTCAGACAAGCCACGTGCTAGAAGTATTGCCAACGAGTGTGACTTCTTCATTGCAGAGGTACAGTACATGGCCCAGATCGGTAAGAACCTGGGTGCAATCCTGGGTCCTAGAGGAAAGATGCCGACACCCCTGCCACCAGGCAGAAATGTTGGAGACCTTATCAATAACGCAAGGAGTTCTATAAAGATAAGGTCCAAGGATAAACTTACGTTCCACGTATCAATCGGACGTAAGGACATGGGTGTTGACAAGCTTGCAGACAACGTCGAAACTGTTCTGAATAGGGTCGAGCAATCCCTGGAAAAGGGAAAGCATAACGTAAGGTCTATTTATGTTACGACCACTATGGGCAATTCCGTGAAGGTGATGTAAATGGAAGAAGTTCACCACACAGAACATGTACCTCAGTGGAAGAAAGATGAAGTAGAGGACATAAAGGAACATATAAACAAATACCCTCTGTTCGGAGTAGTAGCCATCGGCGGCATACCTGCAAAGCAGCTCCAGAAAATGAGAAAGGGTCTTCAGGGCACTGCTGTTTTGAAAGTGTCAAGGAACACACTTATCAGAAGAGCATTTGACGAATCAAATGAAGACGTCAATAAGATGCATGAGTACATAGACTCACAGACTGCTCTTATATTCACAGAGAACAATCCTTTCAAGCTTTACAAGATACTTGAGCAGAGTAAGAGCCCATCCCCGATCAAGGGAGGGGCGGTAGCACCAAACGATATCGTGGTCGAGGCCGGACCCACAAGCTTCCCGCCGGGACCGATAC
The window above is part of the Methanolobus zinderi genome. Proteins encoded here:
- a CDS encoding transcription elongation factor Spt5, with protein sequence MVEESAIFVVKTTANQERSVANMITQVARKDHLDIRAIIAPDELKGYILIEAPEPGVVEQAIQTVPHARAVVKGQSSIEEISHFLTPKPTVTGIAEGAIIEVTSGPFKGERARVKRVDEGHEEITVELFDAVVPIPITIRGDTVRVLRKEEEENT
- a CDS encoding protein translocase SEC61 complex subunit gamma; amino-acid sequence: MGQTLKTYLRVLKLTKKPSREEFQTIAKVAGLGILAIGFVGFLIYVLLVEIPQLV
- a CDS encoding 50S ribosomal protein L1 — encoded protein: MAEQNIVDAIDKLLQESPQRNFPESVDLAINLKNLDMSQPKNRVDEEILLPHGLGKDLTIAVFAKGEVGLQAKEAGAEYVFGEEDIAELGSDKPRARSIANECDFFIAEVQYMAQIGKNLGAILGPRGKMPTPLPPGRNVGDLINNARSSIKIRSKDKLTFHVSIGRKDMGVDKLADNVETVLNRVEQSLEKGKHNVRSIYVTTTMGNSVKVM
- a CDS encoding 50S ribosomal protein L11; protein product: MADVVEALVPGGKANPGPPLGPALGPLGINVKDVIDKINEKTKDFNGMQVPVKVIVDSNKNFEIEVGTPPTSALILSELGIQKGSGLAGSEVVGDLSVSQAAKIARMKRDDILAYSLKAAVKEVLGACVPMGVNAEGVHARECQKQIDEGKFDDVLANEAW